A window from Cryptomeria japonica chromosome 1, Sugi_1.0, whole genome shotgun sequence encodes these proteins:
- the LOC131856783 gene encoding uncharacterized protein LOC131856783 produces the protein MTPFRALYSYEALSFIDLALSDSRVPLAQDWLQENEDIMRSLWENLQHAQNQQKIYADRHRIERAFEVDDMVFLRLQPYQVLRRVGEVAYEVELPPGGKIHNVFHVSCLKKALGQHITVSPDLPPMDAEGKLTLVPEEILEVRERQLRSKMIREYLVRWRNLPVEDATWEGEAILQHLALQLLVGKYL, from the exons ATGACGCCTTTTAGAGCTCTCTACAGCTATGAGGCATTATCATTCATTGATTTAGCTCTGAGTGACAGTAGAGTTCCTTTGGCTCAGGATTGGTTACAGGAGAATGAGGATATCATGAGATCTCTCTGGGAGAATTTACAGCATGCACAAAATCAGCAAAAGATATACGCTGATCGACATAGGATTGAGAGAGCATTTGAGGTGGATGACATGGTTTTCTTGCGCTTACAGCCATACCA GGTACTCAGGCGAGTTGGAGAGGTTGcttatgaggttgagttaccaccaGGCGGTAAaattcataatgtgtttcatgtatcttgCCTGAAAAAGGCCCTTGGACAGCATATTACAGTTTCACCCGATTTGCCTCCCATGGATGCGGAAGGTAAATTGACTTTGGTTCCTGAGGAGATTCTTGAGGTGAGGGAACGACAGTTGAGAAGCAAGATGATTCGTGAGTATTTGGTACGTTGGAGAAATCTTCCCgtagaggatgccacttgggagggtGAGGCCATTTTACAACATCTAGCATTACAATTGCTTGTGGGCAAGTATCTCtga